The following coding sequences are from one Syntrophorhabdaceae bacterium window:
- the ricT gene encoding regulatory iron-sulfur-containing complex subunit RicT: MKSCYVSIDRLTGVIEMEAPDDIKIGDHVICEIDKGTCLGVVLTEPLETNKTGLKKITRKTIENEINEYRALREKERSVFNFCKQKIQEMKLPMKLLNAEYLFGGTKLIFYFISESRVDFRELVKELAKEFKIRIELRQVGVRDEAKIIGGLGNCGNVVCCRRFLNNFSIVSIKMVKEQSLALNPSKISGICGRLMCCLAYEYNTYIDSKKDFPKIGKRVTVPQGEGKVVKHNTLNFTITVQLDDGKEVTLALKDIVK, encoded by the coding sequence ATGAAAAGTTGTTATGTAAGCATAGACAGACTGACCGGCGTAATAGAGATGGAAGCGCCTGACGATATCAAGATAGGTGACCATGTAATCTGCGAGATCGATAAAGGCACGTGCCTTGGCGTTGTCCTTACCGAACCACTCGAAACAAACAAGACAGGATTAAAAAAGATTACAAGAAAAACCATTGAAAACGAGATCAACGAATACAGGGCATTGAGGGAAAAGGAACGATCAGTCTTTAATTTTTGTAAACAGAAGATCCAGGAAATGAAGCTGCCGATGAAACTCCTCAACGCTGAATATCTGTTCGGAGGTACGAAACTCATCTTCTATTTCATCTCTGAGAGCAGGGTTGACTTCCGGGAACTCGTCAAGGAACTGGCAAAGGAGTTCAAGATCAGGATCGAACTGAGACAGGTCGGCGTCCGGGATGAGGCAAAGATCATAGGGGGACTCGGCAATTGCGGCAATGTCGTTTGCTGCAGGAGATTCCTGAACAACTTCTCCATAGTATCCATAAAGATGGTCAAGGAACAGAGCCTGGCGCTGAACCCGTCAAAGATCTCCGGGATATGCGGGCGATTGATGTGCTGTCTCGCCTACGAATACAACACCTATATAGATTCCAAAAAAGACTTTCCGAAAATAGGTAAAAGGGTCACTGTCCCTCAGGGAGAGGGAAAGGTCGTGAAACATAATACCCTGAACTTTACCATAACCGTTCAACTCGACGACGGCAAAGAGGTCACGCTGGCCCTGAAGGATATAGTGAAATGA
- the metG gene encoding methionine--tRNA ligase, protein MNKRYYITTPIYYINDVPHIGHAYTTIAADIMSRYKRLCGYDVFFLTGTDEHGQKVEKAAEKHGIHPKELADRMVKRFTDLWQVLNISNTGFIRTTEERHKKVVQYMFEKAYENGDIYLDTYEDWYCVPCESYFTDLQLKDGLCPDCLRKPEKLKEESFFFRLSKYTDRLMLLLEEQKDFVIPEIRYNEVASFVKGGLRDLSVSRTSFSWGIPVPVQEKHIVYVWFDALTNYITGIGFLDDPDQFNRYWPCDAHLIGKDILRFHAVYWPSFLMSIGVEPPKHVVAHGWWTIEGQKMSKSLGNVIDPYEIIKTYGVDEFRFFLFREVPFGSDGDFSRHAIIHRINGDLANDFGNLTSRSVTMIGKFLQGKIERPEKKGGMDEYVEENVRKLIDEYQKEMDVFAYHKALHNVFEIISILNKYIDSEAPWKLSKEGDVRIKTVLYNIWNSLRIVSMLLYPFMPQKSEAIRKALGVGTSFEEVLFDNEKQFYYPGDISRIDKIAPVFPRIEG, encoded by the coding sequence ATGAACAAGAGATACTACATAACAACCCCTATCTATTATATCAACGATGTCCCTCACATCGGCCATGCTTACACAACCATTGCGGCGGATATTATGTCACGCTACAAAAGACTCTGCGGATATGACGTCTTCTTTCTTACGGGCACCGACGAACACGGCCAGAAGGTTGAAAAGGCCGCGGAGAAGCACGGGATCCATCCAAAAGAGCTTGCCGACAGGATGGTCAAGAGGTTCACGGACCTATGGCAGGTGCTCAATATATCCAATACGGGCTTTATCAGAACAACGGAGGAACGGCACAAAAAGGTTGTTCAGTACATGTTCGAAAAGGCGTACGAAAACGGGGATATCTATCTCGACACATATGAAGACTGGTACTGCGTCCCCTGTGAGAGCTATTTTACCGATCTCCAGCTCAAGGATGGGCTCTGCCCTGACTGTCTCAGGAAACCGGAGAAGCTGAAAGAGGAAAGCTTCTTTTTCAGGCTGTCGAAATACACGGACAGGCTCATGCTCCTCCTGGAGGAACAGAAAGACTTCGTCATACCCGAGATCAGGTACAACGAGGTTGCGAGTTTTGTAAAAGGCGGTCTGCGGGATTTAAGCGTAAGCAGGACCAGCTTCTCCTGGGGCATCCCGGTACCGGTGCAGGAAAAACATATCGTCTATGTCTGGTTTGATGCACTCACCAATTACATCACAGGTATCGGTTTTCTCGACGATCCGGATCAATTCAACAGATACTGGCCCTGTGATGCCCATCTGATAGGGAAAGACATCCTGCGATTTCACGCTGTATACTGGCCGAGTTTTCTTATGTCCATTGGCGTGGAACCGCCGAAACATGTCGTTGCCCACGGCTGGTGGACAATAGAAGGACAGAAGATGTCAAAATCTCTTGGCAACGTTATTGACCCCTATGAGATTATAAAAACCTATGGTGTTGACGAGTTCAGGTTTTTCCTCTTCAGGGAAGTTCCTTTCGGGTCAGACGGGGATTTTTCAAGACATGCCATCATACACAGGATCAACGGGGACCTTGCGAACGACTTCGGAAATCTTACGAGCAGAAGCGTCACTATGATAGGAAAATTTCTCCAGGGAAAGATAGAGAGACCCGAAAAGAAAGGCGGCATGGACGAATATGTTGAAGAAAACGTCAGGAAACTCATCGACGAGTACCAGAAAGAGATGGACGTCTTTGCGTACCATAAGGCACTTCACAACGTCTTCGAGATCATATCGATCCTCAACAAGTATATAGATTCCGAGGCCCCATGGAAACTCTCCAAAGAGGGTGATGTAAGGATCAAGACGGTGCTCTACAACATCTGGAACAGCTTGCGGATAGTGTCAATGCTCCTCTACCCCTTTATGCCGCAGAAATCAGAAGCCATCCGGAAGGCCCTCGGCGTGGGGACATCTTTTGAAGAGGTCCTTTTTGATAATGAGAAACAGTTCTATTATCCCGGCGATATATCGCGTATTGACAAGATAGCCCCTGTCTTCCCGAGGATCGAGGGCTAA